One Halocalculus aciditolerans DNA segment encodes these proteins:
- a CDS encoding ABC transporter ATP-binding protein codes for MPPAIRTRNLEKEYGDVRALDGLDLDVPEGSFFGLLGPNGAGKTTFINILVGLVRKTGGSAEVFGNDVEDDYQAARDAIGLAPQEFNVDRFFPIREVLEHKAGYHGITGEEATRRADDALRTVDIYDKRDTRFDWLSGGMKRRFMLARAMVTDPDLLILDEPTAGVDVELRHDLWDLITDLNDRGTTILLTTHYIEEAERLCDEVAIIDSGRNVTVATPDELTERGVDTLAVHLDRAPDSVPAIEDDRVDDLELDGNVLRVQTGNASALAPEAVRQLDAQGLRAVDIDISRTSLEEVFVEMTRPEKDEADDEPALEVSP; via the coding sequence ATGCCTCCGGCGATTCGCACGCGGAACCTCGAGAAGGAGTACGGCGACGTCCGAGCGCTCGACGGTCTCGACCTCGACGTCCCCGAAGGCTCCTTCTTCGGCCTGCTCGGACCGAACGGCGCGGGGAAGACGACCTTCATCAACATCCTCGTTGGACTCGTCCGGAAGACCGGCGGAAGCGCCGAAGTCTTCGGGAACGACGTCGAAGACGACTATCAGGCGGCGCGCGACGCCATCGGCCTCGCCCCGCAGGAGTTCAACGTCGACCGCTTCTTCCCGATCCGCGAAGTCCTCGAACACAAGGCCGGCTACCACGGAATCACCGGCGAGGAAGCCACCCGGCGCGCCGACGACGCCCTGCGGACCGTCGATATCTACGACAAGCGCGACACGCGCTTCGACTGGCTCTCCGGCGGCATGAAACGCCGGTTCATGCTCGCCCGCGCGATGGTCACCGACCCCGACCTCCTCATCCTCGACGAACCCACCGCCGGCGTCGACGTCGAACTCCGCCACGACCTCTGGGACCTCATCACCGACCTCAACGACCGCGGGACCACCATCCTCCTCACCACGCACTACATCGAGGAGGCCGAACGGCTCTGCGACGAGGTCGCCATCATCGACTCCGGGCGGAACGTCACCGTCGCGACGCCCGACGAACTCACCGAGCGCGGCGTCGACACCCTCGCCGTCCACCTCGACCGCGCTCCCGACAGCGTTCCCGCCATCGAGGACGACCGCGTCGACGACCTCGAACTCGACGGGAACGTCCTCCGCGTCCAGACCGGCAACGCCAGCGCGCTCGCCCCCGAAGCCGTCCGCCAGCTCGACGCACAAGGCCTGCGCGCCGTCGACATCGACATCTCCCGCACCAGCCTCGAAGAGGTCTTCGTCGAGATGACGCGACCCGAGAAAGACGAAGCCGACGACGAACCCGCACTGGAGGTGTCGCCGTGA
- a CDS encoding ABC transporter permease, with product MSVLSAGFKTLTEREILRFVRRPRNTFVPPLITNVLYFAVFGVILGGRIDQQGGVPYIQFILPGLVVLGAIGNAFENASFSIFHGRWNEYIHETLTSPMAYWEMVAAYVIASAARGVVIGVMITVIGLFFTDVSFAAVGYVVAFMLVITVLFAGFGVMGGLWAEDFDHLTVLNQFIIRPLVFFGGVFYSLSELPGVWREVSLLNPMVYMVNGVRYGFLGSADLRPETALVVLTGLTIVVLAVDVYLFRRGYGLTD from the coding sequence GTGAGCGTCCTCTCAGCCGGCTTCAAGACGCTCACCGAACGCGAGATTCTCCGCTTCGTCCGCCGCCCCCGGAACACGTTCGTCCCGCCGCTCATCACGAACGTCCTCTACTTCGCCGTCTTCGGCGTCATCCTCGGCGGCCGCATCGATCAACAAGGAGGCGTCCCCTACATCCAGTTCATCCTCCCCGGTCTCGTCGTCCTCGGTGCCATCGGGAACGCCTTCGAGAACGCCTCCTTCAGCATCTTCCACGGCCGCTGGAACGAGTACATCCACGAGACGCTGACGAGCCCGATGGCGTACTGGGAGATGGTCGCCGCCTACGTCATCGCGTCCGCAGCACGCGGCGTCGTCATCGGCGTGATGATCACCGTCATCGGCCTCTTCTTCACCGACGTTTCCTTCGCCGCCGTCGGCTACGTCGTCGCGTTCATGCTCGTCATCACCGTGCTCTTCGCCGGGTTCGGCGTCATGGGCGGCCTCTGGGCGGAGGACTTCGACCACCTCACAGTCCTGAATCAGTTCATCATCCGGCCGCTCGTCTTCTTCGGCGGCGTCTTCTACTCGCTCTCCGAGCTCCCGGGCGTCTGGCGCGAGGTCAGCCTCCTCAACCCGATGGTCTACATGGTGAACGGCGTGCGCTACGGCTTCCTCGGCTCCGCCGACCTCCGCCCGGAGACCGCGCTCGTCGTCCTCACCGGCCTCACAATCGTCGTCCTCGCCGTCGACGTCTATCTCTTCCGCCGCGGCTACGGCCTCACCGACTGA
- a CDS encoding carotenoid biosynthesis protein, with protein sequence MARSHRSHPSHRSLITALFAALVAVHAGLSWPPALVVAFFSGGMALAFLAEAVGVALGLVRHHTRPRVAGVPLHVVAAWPAVGYLAYRFARVFVPADARAVLVAALVATAVDAFLDPLGVDAEAWSYPDHPLSGLRFRGVPWWNAVAWFVLVALTASIPLLWR encoded by the coding sequence ATGGCGCGCTCGCACCGCTCGCACCCGTCGCATCGCTCGCTCATCACTGCCCTCTTCGCCGCACTCGTCGCCGTCCACGCCGGTTTATCGTGGCCGCCCGCCCTCGTCGTCGCCTTCTTCTCCGGCGGGATGGCGCTGGCCTTCCTCGCGGAGGCCGTCGGCGTCGCGCTCGGCCTCGTCCGCCACCACACGCGGCCGCGCGTCGCGGGCGTCCCCCTGCACGTCGTCGCCGCGTGGCCCGCTGTCGGCTATCTCGCGTACCGGTTCGCCCGCGTGTTCGTCCCGGCGGACGCCCGCGCGGTCCTCGTCGCCGCGCTCGTCGCGACCGCCGTCGACGCCTTCCTCGACCCGCTCGGCGTCGACGCCGAAGCGTGGTCCTACCCCGACCACCCGCTCTCGGGGCTTCGGTTTCGGGGCGTGCCGTGGTGGAACGCCGTGGCGTGGTTCGTCCTCGTCGCGCTCACCGCGTCAATTCCGCTCCTGTGGCGCTGA
- the rtcA gene encoding RNA 3'-terminal phosphate cyclase: MTLALDGSAGGGQLVRTAASLAALTGEGFEMTGVRGNRDPPGLRAQHATAVRAAATLCDADTTGVDVGSERVVVDPGTLRGGDFAFDVGTAESLPLVVDALLPLAVGLPEPVTVELAGGTDVRHAPSLDYLRHVKLPALRSLGLDAELEIDRRGFYPAGGGELTLTLRPSTLDSVELSERGRLAQVAVHSAASNDLADADVAERQISGVREGIDLDVPVREAAEYVSTRSTGSVVTVVADYGTHRAGFTALGERGRPAEDVGLAAAAGFRRFAGEPGAVDRHLADQLLPYLALAGGSVTAPERTRHVETCARLLDAFGAPVSIEESDALRLSATGAELTR; the protein is encoded by the coding sequence GTGACGCTCGCACTCGACGGGAGCGCGGGCGGCGGGCAGCTCGTCCGCACGGCCGCGTCGCTCGCCGCGCTGACCGGCGAGGGCTTCGAGATGACGGGCGTCCGCGGGAATCGCGACCCGCCGGGCCTGCGCGCCCAGCACGCCACCGCCGTCCGCGCCGCCGCGACGCTCTGTGACGCCGACACCACCGGCGTCGACGTCGGCAGCGAACGCGTCGTCGTCGATCCTGGTACGCTTCGCGGCGGCGACTTCGCCTTCGACGTCGGCACCGCGGAGAGCCTCCCACTCGTCGTCGACGCGCTCCTCCCGCTCGCTGTCGGCCTCCCCGAACCCGTGACCGTCGAACTCGCGGGCGGAACCGACGTTCGGCACGCGCCCTCGCTCGACTACCTCCGTCACGTCAAACTCCCGGCCCTCCGCTCGCTCGGCCTCGACGCCGAACTAGAGATCGACCGCCGCGGATTCTACCCCGCGGGCGGCGGCGAACTCACCCTCACGCTCCGGCCGTCGACGCTCGACTCCGTCGAACTCTCGGAGCGCGGCCGGCTCGCGCAGGTCGCCGTCCACTCCGCCGCGTCGAACGACCTCGCGGACGCGGACGTCGCCGAACGCCAGATATCGGGCGTTCGCGAGGGAATCGACCTCGACGTCCCGGTCCGGGAGGCGGCCGAGTACGTGTCGACGCGCTCGACGGGGAGCGTTGTGACGGTCGTCGCGGACTACGGGACGCACCGCGCGGGCTTCACGGCGCTCGGCGAGCGCGGCCGTCCCGCGGAGGACGTCGGGCTCGCGGCCGCCGCGGGCTTCCGCCGATTCGCCGGCGAGCCGGGCGCGGTCGACCGCCACCTCGCCGACCAGCTCCTCCCGTACCTCGCGCTCGCCGGCGGGAGCGTCACGGCTCCGGAGCGCACGCGGCACGTCGAGACCTGCGCGCGCCTCCTCGACGCCTTCGGCGCTCCGGTCTCCATCGAGGAGTCGGACGCGCTCCGCCTCAGCGCCACAGGAGCGGAATTGACGCGGTGA
- a CDS encoding DUF1684 domain-containing protein — protein MAESDLDLDAWRDRVRDYRERKDAFLERDDDSPLAGRDGFDGLDYYEPDPEYRVVARYEPRQTPETVVLEMAKGSDGGDGPSEAEYEAAAAFGFTVGGEFTTLTGYRTPGQETLLVPFTDETTGDTTPAMGRYLDVDVEGVDARDEVALDFNLAYAPFAHYDDAYASPLPPTDNHVPARIDAGERTLD, from the coding sequence ATGGCCGAATCCGACCTCGACCTCGACGCGTGGCGCGACAGAGTCCGAGACTACCGCGAGCGGAAGGACGCGTTCCTCGAACGCGACGACGACTCGCCGCTCGCCGGCCGAGACGGATTCGACGGGCTCGACTACTACGAACCGGACCCCGAGTATCGAGTGGTCGCGCGCTACGAGCCGCGACAGACGCCGGAGACAGTCGTGCTTGAGATGGCGAAAGGGAGCGATGGCGGCGACGGGCCGTCCGAGGCGGAGTACGAGGCCGCGGCGGCGTTCGGGTTCACCGTCGGCGGCGAGTTCACGACGCTCACCGGCTACCGGACGCCCGGGCAGGAGACGCTGCTCGTGCCGTTCACGGACGAGACGACCGGCGATACGACGCCCGCGATGGGGCGGTATCTCGACGTGGACGTCGAGGGCGTCGACGCCCGCGACGAGGTCGCGCTCGACTTCAACCTCGCGTACGCGCCGTTCGCGCACTACGACGACGCCTACGCCAGCCCCCTCCCGCCGACCGACAACCACGTTCCCGCGCGCATCGACGCCGGCGAGCGGACACTCGACTGA
- a CDS encoding GrpB family protein, whose translation MVGLARGTVELEPYDESWVAVYEREAERLDALVGEAVEAFAHVGSTAIPGLPAKPIIDLLAVVPDREAGERVANTLIEHGYERRPNDDVDGRIFLARGPPSNRTHYLSVVTPDSDCYREQLAFRDSLRAHPDVRDAYADLKRDLAAEHGDDRATYTAAKSEFVESVLDDALD comes from the coding sequence ATGGTCGGCCTCGCGCGCGGGACCGTCGAACTCGAACCGTACGACGAGTCGTGGGTGGCGGTCTACGAGCGCGAAGCCGAGCGGCTCGACGCGCTCGTCGGCGAGGCCGTCGAGGCGTTCGCCCACGTCGGCAGCACGGCGATTCCCGGCCTCCCGGCGAAACCGATCATCGACCTGCTCGCCGTCGTTCCCGACCGAGAAGCCGGCGAGCGCGTCGCCAACACGCTGATCGAACACGGCTACGAGCGCCGGCCGAACGACGACGTCGACGGGCGGATCTTCCTCGCGCGCGGCCCGCCGTCGAACCGCACCCACTACCTCTCGGTCGTCACGCCCGACAGCGACTGCTACCGCGAACAGCTCGCCTTCCGAGACTCCCTCCGCGCACACCCCGACGTTCGAGACGCGTACGCCGACCTGAAACGCGACCTCGCGGCCGAGCACGGCGACGACCGGGCGACCTACACCGCGGCGAAGAGCGAATTCGTCGAATCCGTCCTCGACGACGCGCTTGACTAA
- a CDS encoding transcription initiation factor IIB, translating to MSDTSIRTYSGEQTSTTEREEEQVDTDVCPECGGDVRHDAEHGETVCADCGLVVEEDGIDRGPEWRAFDSAEKDKKSRVGAPTTNMMHDKGLSTNIGWQNKDAYGNSLSSRQRQKMQRLRTWNERFRTRDSKERNLKQALGEIERMSSALGLPKEVRETASVIYRRALNEDLLPGRSIEGVATAAVYAAARQMQTPRSIDEVAVVSRIDEMEFKRTYRYIVRELSLEVAPADPASYVPRFASELDLSEEVERQARDLLTTAQETGVTSGKSPVGLAAAAIYAASLLTNQKVTQSAVSDVTDVSEVTIRNRYQELLEATA from the coding sequence ATGAGCGACACCAGCATCCGAACCTACAGCGGCGAGCAGACCAGTACGACAGAACGAGAAGAAGAGCAGGTCGACACCGACGTCTGCCCCGAGTGCGGCGGCGACGTCCGCCACGACGCCGAACACGGCGAGACCGTCTGCGCCGACTGCGGTCTCGTCGTCGAAGAGGACGGTATCGACCGCGGCCCCGAGTGGCGCGCCTTCGACTCCGCCGAGAAGGACAAGAAGAGCAGAGTGGGAGCGCCGACGACTAACATGATGCACGACAAGGGGCTGTCGACGAACATCGGCTGGCAGAACAAGGACGCCTACGGGAACTCCCTCTCCAGCCGCCAGCGCCAGAAGATGCAGCGCCTCCGCACGTGGAACGAGCGCTTCCGCACCCGCGACAGCAAGGAGCGCAACCTCAAGCAGGCGCTCGGCGAAATCGAACGCATGAGCTCGGCGCTCGGCCTCCCCAAGGAGGTCCGCGAGACCGCGTCCGTCATCTACCGCCGCGCGCTCAACGAGGACCTCCTCCCCGGCCGCAGCATCGAAGGCGTCGCCACCGCCGCCGTCTACGCCGCCGCCCGACAGATGCAGACCCCGCGCTCCATCGACGAAGTCGCCGTCGTCTCACGCATCGACGAGATGGAGTTCAAACGCACCTACCGCTACATCGTGCGCGAACTCTCCCTCGAAGTCGCCCCCGCTGACCCCGCGAGCTACGTCCCGCGCTTCGCCAGCGAACTCGACCTCTCCGAGGAAGTCGAACGCCAAGCCCGCGACCTCCTCACGACCGCCCAGGAGACCGGCGTCACCAGCGGGAAGAGCCCTGTCGGCCTCGCCGCCGCCGCCATCTACGCCGCCAGCCTCCTCACCAACCAGAAGGTCACCCAATCCGCCGTCTCCGACGTCACCGACGTCAGTGAGGTCACCATCCGCAACCGCTACCAGGAACTGCTGGAAGCGACTGCCTAA
- a CDS encoding response regulator transcription factor encodes MATPTVLAVDDLPEYLKLYEARLGDAYDVRTAANGEEALESLDDAVDIVLLDRSMPGLSGDDVLERIRDADEDCRVAMVTAVEPDFDIIDLGFDAYLTKPVSKDTLLSTVDRLLTRTTYSETLSELYTLCSKRAVLKRAKDEEELAASEKYQDLQARIAELRIEVDSTASAFERDDYRATFRDLSFDD; translated from the coding sequence GTGGCGACTCCGACCGTACTGGCCGTCGACGACCTGCCGGAGTACCTGAAACTCTACGAGGCGCGCCTCGGTGACGCCTACGACGTCCGAACGGCGGCGAACGGGGAGGAAGCCCTGGAGTCACTCGACGACGCCGTCGACATCGTCCTCCTCGACCGGAGCATGCCGGGGCTCTCCGGCGACGACGTCCTCGAACGCATCCGCGACGCCGACGAGGACTGCCGCGTCGCGATGGTCACCGCCGTCGAACCCGACTTCGACATCATCGACCTCGGCTTCGACGCGTACCTGACGAAACCCGTGTCGAAGGACACGCTCCTCTCGACCGTCGACCGCCTGCTCACCCGGACGACGTACTCGGAGACCCTGAGCGAACTCTACACGCTCTGCTCGAAGCGCGCCGTCCTGAAGCGCGCGAAGGACGAGGAGGAGCTGGCGGCCTCCGAGAAGTACCAGGACCTCCAGGCGCGCATCGCGGAGCTCCGCATCGAGGTCGACTCGACCGCGTCCGCGTTCGAGCGCGACGACTACCGCGCGACCTTCCGCGACCTCTCCTTCGACGACTAA
- a CDS encoding DUF4349 domain-containing protein, which yields MRVRRTFVVVAVAALLVLAGCLGAGGGPLDGGSGGDAVEATPAAGDASAGTTVQSGSNSGEQSMSAAADARFRIRTAEASVTVDDFGTARRSLVAETRSLGGYLGSSRQQQHHADNQTWTTGTVVLRVPAENYSVLLDAVRASGDVDRVSTDTRDVTKRAVDLRARLENLKAQRDRLREMYNETDSTEEALAVQERLSEVQTEIEQVQGELQVLEHRVAYSTVTVHLDEQRPDRSAVASRPGIVGAFVSSVYGVVDALHTLALLAAYAIPYLVVFLLPVGAVVYGVRRYRS from the coding sequence GTGAGAGTGAGACGCACGTTCGTCGTCGTCGCGGTCGCCGCCCTCCTCGTCCTCGCCGGCTGTTTGGGCGCGGGCGGCGGGCCCCTCGACGGCGGGAGCGGTGGCGACGCGGTCGAGGCGACCCCGGCGGCGGGTGATGCGAGCGCCGGAACGACCGTCCAGTCCGGGAGCAACTCCGGCGAGCAGTCGATGAGCGCGGCCGCGGACGCCCGGTTCCGGATTCGAACCGCCGAAGCGAGCGTGACCGTCGACGACTTCGGCACCGCCCGCCGGTCGCTCGTCGCCGAGACGCGGTCGCTCGGCGGCTACCTCGGCTCCTCCCGCCAGCAACAACACCACGCGGACAACCAGACGTGGACCACCGGCACGGTCGTCCTCCGGGTCCCCGCCGAGAACTACTCCGTCCTCCTCGACGCCGTCCGCGCGAGCGGCGACGTCGACCGCGTCTCCACCGACACGCGGGACGTGACGAAGCGGGCCGTCGACCTCCGCGCGCGCCTGGAGAACCTGAAAGCCCAGCGCGACCGCCTGCGCGAGATGTACAACGAGACGGACTCCACCGAGGAAGCCCTCGCGGTGCAAGAACGCCTCTCCGAGGTCCAGACCGAGATCGAGCAGGTGCAGGGCGAACTCCAGGTGCTCGAACACCGCGTCGCCTACTCGACCGTCACCGTCCACCTCGACGAACAGCGCCCCGACCGCTCCGCCGTCGCATCGCGGCCCGGCATCGTCGGCGCGTTCGTCTCCTCAGTCTACGGCGTCGTCGACGCGCTCCACACGCTCGCGCTCCTCGCGGCCTACGCCATCCCCTACCTCGTCGTCTTCCTCCTCCCCGTCGGCGCGGTCGTCTACGGCGTCCGCCGCTACCGGAGCTAA
- a CDS encoding DUF7112 family protein, producing the protein MADRVTSDNPSVTTVDATLERYGGTRRPQVVAPADARDRFPDEGEVVRLVVDGHEYRARVAETSDGRAAFRGAYDTPRLARSRDGTNHLREWLQSTDLDIGRTVHVDVVEPDFKYGVRAPGETARYTATEKPKSSLADIARDLDG; encoded by the coding sequence ATGGCCGACCGCGTCACGAGCGACAACCCGAGCGTCACCACGGTCGACGCGACCCTCGAACGCTACGGCGGCACCCGCCGCCCGCAGGTCGTCGCCCCCGCCGACGCCCGCGACCGGTTCCCCGACGAAGGCGAGGTCGTCCGCCTCGTCGTCGACGGCCACGAATACCGCGCCCGCGTCGCCGAAACGTCCGACGGCCGCGCCGCCTTCCGCGGCGCATACGACACCCCGCGCCTCGCCCGCTCCCGCGACGGCACCAACCACCTCCGCGAGTGGCTCCAGTCCACCGACCTAGATATCGGCCGCACCGTCCACGTCGACGTCGTCGAACCCGACTTCAAATACGGCGTCCGCGCGCCCGGCGAAACCGCTCGATACACGGCCACCGAGAAACCCAAGAGCTCACTCGCCGACATCGCCCGCGACCTGGACGGCTGA
- a CDS encoding DUF1028 domain-containing protein: MTFSVCFREETPDGPVFAAGAATDAPAVGALCPYATERGVICTQSFVNVRLGRRGIDLLDDLSVSDAVEGLLAQDDHAELRQVHGLDARGDAFAYSGEGCDGWFGHRVEGDRTAAGNMLTGPETLDAALDALDGDFDDHVDRLLAALAAGKDAGGDKRGHSSAAVVVWAPKTEAYHDLRVDEHDAPIAELRGVYERTKERSGDFSEDSKSRIFD, from the coding sequence ATGACGTTCTCAGTCTGCTTCCGCGAGGAGACGCCCGACGGACCTGTGTTCGCGGCCGGCGCGGCGACCGACGCGCCCGCCGTCGGCGCGCTCTGCCCGTACGCGACCGAGCGCGGCGTTATCTGCACGCAGAGCTTCGTCAACGTCCGCCTCGGCCGCCGCGGCATCGACCTCCTCGACGACCTCTCCGTCTCCGACGCCGTCGAGGGCCTGCTCGCACAGGACGACCACGCGGAGCTCCGCCAGGTCCACGGCCTCGACGCGCGCGGCGACGCCTTCGCCTACTCCGGCGAAGGGTGCGACGGCTGGTTCGGCCACCGCGTCGAGGGCGACCGGACCGCCGCCGGGAACATGCTCACCGGCCCGGAGACGCTCGACGCCGCCCTCGACGCTCTCGACGGTGACTTCGACGACCACGTCGACCGCCTGCTCGCCGCGCTCGCCGCGGGCAAGGACGCGGGCGGCGACAAACGCGGCCACTCCTCCGCCGCCGTCGTCGTCTGGGCCCCGAAGACCGAAGCCTACCACGACCTCCGCGTCGACGAACACGACGCGCCCATCGCGGAACTCCGCGGCGTCTACGAACGCACCAAGGAACGGAGCGGCGACTTCTCCGAAGACTCGAAATCCCGAATCTTCGACTGA